A genomic stretch from Cyprinus carpio isolate SPL01 chromosome A12, ASM1834038v1, whole genome shotgun sequence includes:
- the LOC109056018 gene encoding inverted formin-2-like encodes MSLLFQEWELFPSSSPPPLPGMGALPPPPPPPLPGMGALPPPPPGAGDVVVARTFHPVGQCYSAPVRSGPHPSLRMKKLNWQKLNSRAVADGPSMWASVTSKSQLEPNYSSIEQLFCLPLTEPKDKSPAAPLKKELKEISFIDAKKNMNLNIFLKQFKCSNEEFVSMLQKGDCSKFDVESLKQLLKLLPEKHEIDNLKSFQGDPDKLAKVDRFYLSLLAVPCYQLRIECMLLCEETLSVLDILKPKVELLETACENLRKSSLLPSFCKLILSVGNFLNYFFPFCQGSHTGNAEGFKISSLLKLTETKANKSRITLLHHILEEAELNHPELLELADDIEACEKAAGVNLDSIQAETNNLLKRLKDAEKKVSSSLEDVKQQFSGLIEKNLTACEALDQRFSNMDSRKGDLAQYLCEDVSQLSLDELFSTIKTFRQLFIRALKENKIRKEQAAKAEKRKQQLQEEESKRQKGEDGKIIRRGVVLQEDGCIIDQLLADIRKGFTLRKTRPRCESESASSSAMHRDTGASAASVRSVREEAGSSPERTKPSAEASSANQSPETHNTQDTATANTGHNVRSADAHVTPVNTSEPVCDSDSVKNTDEPLHRTDGDASGSSGIQQACDDVDGVMSQAPPTPAVGPAPLKPENKKYFFPRNKKGNNEVEGNRGSGRSVKGCVLQ; translated from the exons aTGAGCCTCCTCTTCCAGGAATGGGAGCTCTTCCcctcctcctcccctcctcctcttccaGGAATGGgagctcttcctcctcctcctcctcctcctcttccaggAATGGgagctcttcctcctcctcctccaggagCAGGTGATGTGGTCGTGGCCCGGACGTTTCACCCGGTTGGTCAGTGTTACTCGGCGCCGGTGAGGAGCGGCCCTCATCCCTCGCTCCGGATGAAGAAGCTGAACTGGCAGAAGCTGAACTCCAGAGCCGTCGCCG ACGGTCCTTCAATGTGGGCGTCTGTCACGAGCAAATCTCAGCTGGAGCCCAATTACAGCAGCATCGAGCAGCTCTTCTGTCTGCCGCTGACCGAACCCAAAGACAAGAGCCCCGCCGCGCCGCTCAAGAAAGAGCTCAAGGAG ATTTCCTTCATTGACGCCAAGAAGAATATGAACCTGAATATCTTTCTGAAGCAGTTTAAGTG CTCAAATGAAGAGTTCGTGTCAATGCTGCAGAAAGGAGACTGTTCGAAATTTGACGTCGAGTCCCTAAAACAGCTGCTGAAACTGCTTCCAGAAAAACACGAG ATTGACAACTTAAAATCCTTTCAAGGAGATCCGGACAAACTGGCCAAAGTGGACCGCTTTTACCTCTCACTGCTGGCTGTACCCTG TTACCAGCTGAGGATTGAGTGCATGCTGCTGTGTGAGGAGACGCTGTCTGTGCTGGACATCCTGAAGCCCAAGGTGGAGCTGCTGGAGACGGCCTGTGAGA ATCTCAGGAAAAGTTCACTGCTGCCCAGTTTCTGCAAACTCATCCTCAGCGTTGGAAACTTTCTCAACTAT TTTTTCCCTTTTTGCCAGGGAAGCCACACAGGAAACGCAGAGGGATTCAAGATCAGTTCCCTGCTGAAACTCACAGAGACCAAAGCAAACAAGAGCCGCATCACACTCTTACATCACATCCTGGAG GAAGCTGAATTAAACCATCCAGAGCTGCTGGAGCTTGCAGATGACATCGAGGCCTGTGAGAAAGCAGCCGG TGTAAATCTGGACTCGATTCAGGCCGAAACCAATAACCTTCTGAAGAGACTGAAGGATGCGGAGAAGAAAGTCTCGTCATCGCTCGAGGACGTCAAGCAGCAGTTCTCGGGGCTCATCGAG AAGAACCTGACGGCGTGTGAAGCTCTGGACCAGCGTTTCTCCAACATGGACAGCAGGAAGGGTGATCTGGCTCAGTATCTGTGTGAAGACGTGTCTCAGCTCTCGCTGGATGAGCTCTTCAGCACCATCAAGACCTTCCGCCAGCTCTTCATCAGAGCCCTGAAG GAAAACAAGATCCGTAAAGAACAAGCGGCCAAAGCAGAGAAAAGAAAGCAGCAGCTGCAGGAGGAGGAATCCAAGAGACAGAAAGGAGAAGACGGGAAGATCA TCCGTAGAGGCGTGGTGCTGCAGGAAGACGGCTGCATCATCGATCAGCTCCTGGCCGACATTCGCAAGGGTTTCACTCTGAGAAAGACTCGTCCCAGGTGCGAATCGGAAAGTGCCTCTTCTAGTGCAATGCATAGAGATACAGGAGCGTCCG CAGCAAGTGTCAGGTCTGTCAGAGAAGAAGCTGGATCGTCTCCAGAACGCACCAAACCCAGCGCTGAAGCCTCCTCAGCGAATCAGTctcctgaaacacacaacacacaagacACTGCCACGGCCAACACCGGGCACAACGTCAGGTCTGCAGACGCTCATGTGACTCCAGTGAACACAAGCGAGCCCGTCTGTGATAGTGACTCTGTGAAGAATACAGACGAGCCGCTTCATCGCACGGATGGCGACGCTAGCGGTTCGTCTGGAATACAGCAGGCGTGTGATGATGTGGACGGAGTGATGTCACAAGCCCCGCCCACTCCTGCTGTAGGCCCCGCCCCGCTAAaacctgaaaacaaaaaatatttcttcccAAGAAACAAAAAAGGCAATAACGAAG TGGAGGGTAACAGAGGGAGTGGACGCTCTGTAAAGGGCTGTGTGTTGCAGTGA